From Variimorphobacter saccharofermentans, one genomic window encodes:
- a CDS encoding homocitrate synthase/isopropylmalate synthase family protein yields the protein MLIIIDNTLTAIDHTRSSKEELHLFCELLFTIGVDIIELSVEIYEKMEYLPDMGKYYLHVNSIDALEKYPGFHGYTCRHAVLEDRVIPEIQINDPRELMKLKQLREYKELRIVGLDGILCHPFEKILKDMMKMLPCSSIHFCPENHYHCASALAVLWLTNYGNKVTSSFAGHKNNAATEEVIMSMRISVRRKPNSNLTVLPKLSQLYEKFSGRTIGSKKPILGKNIFQVESGIHADGINKNPATYEAYDPKWVGQKSELVIGKHSGSKAIHLKLMELQIPLPDEAEISKILKKVKVISSNNRSSLSDAEFAKIVREVLANEGSKIHC from the coding sequence ATGTTGATAATCATTGATAATACCTTAACTGCAATTGATCATACTCGGTCTTCCAAGGAGGAGCTGCATTTGTTTTGTGAATTGCTCTTCACAATTGGTGTGGATATCATTGAATTATCCGTAGAGATTTACGAGAAAATGGAGTATTTACCGGATATGGGCAAATATTACCTACATGTAAACTCTATTGATGCCTTGGAGAAATACCCGGGTTTTCATGGTTACACTTGCCGGCATGCCGTATTAGAAGACAGAGTTATCCCTGAAATACAAATCAATGACCCCAGAGAGCTTATGAAATTAAAGCAACTAAGGGAATATAAGGAGCTTCGCATTGTTGGATTGGACGGAATCCTGTGCCATCCCTTTGAAAAGATTTTAAAGGATATGATGAAAATGTTACCTTGCAGCAGTATTCACTTCTGCCCGGAGAACCACTATCATTGTGCCAGTGCATTAGCTGTACTGTGGCTAACGAATTATGGCAATAAGGTTACATCCAGCTTTGCAGGCCATAAAAATAATGCTGCCACGGAGGAGGTAATCATGTCGATGAGAATATCCGTCCGTCGTAAGCCAAATAGTAATCTGACTGTTCTTCCAAAGCTGTCACAGCTATATGAGAAATTTTCTGGAAGAACCATAGGCAGCAAAAAACCCATTCTTGGTAAAAATATCTTTCAGGTGGAGTCAGGAATTCATGCTGATGGAATTAATAAAAACCCTGCAACCTATGAAGCATATGACCCCAAATGGGTAGGACAAAAATCGGAGTTGGTGATTGGAAAGCACTCCGGATCAAAGGCGATTCATTTAAAATTAATGGAACTGCAGATTCCGCTTCCTGATGAAGCAGAAATTAGTAAGATTCTAAAAAAAGTAAAGGTAATATCCTCTAATAATAGATCCAGTCTTAGTGATGCAGAATTTGCTAAAATCGTAAGGGAGGTGCTTGCCAATGAAGGAAGTAAGATACATTGTTGA